The Toxorhynchites rutilus septentrionalis strain SRP chromosome 3, ASM2978413v1, whole genome shotgun sequence genome includes a region encoding these proteins:
- the LOC129777715 gene encoding transmembrane GTPase Marf isoform X1 has protein sequence MAAYLNRTISLMTGTNGVASTYDTAALIDANTSPRGLHVVGTVGHNDVSPLQIFVRAKKKINDIFGEIEDYVVETTGFINALPTIVEIVDKAEAEQFKSYVLKVSGIREVLARDHMKVAFFGRTSNGKSSVINAMLKDKILPSGIGHTTNCFCQVEGVDGDEAYLVKEGCDEKLSVTSVKQLANALCQEKLSESSMVRIFWPRKHCSLLRDDVVFVDSPGVDVSPNLDDWIDNHCLNADVFVLVLNAESTMTLAEKSFFHEVSTRLSKPNIFVLNNRWDASASEPEFQESVKAQHQERCIDFLVKELKVATQKEAEERVFFVSARETLQARLKEAEGLPAIAGAIADGFQNRYFEFQDFERKFEECISKSAVKTKFEQHSLRGKSISSEMRLMLDNIYDRANTLRNQKLEQKQKLTDRIATTETQLMQVTREMKMKIHNMVEEVEQKVAKALNEEIWRLNVLIDEFNLPFHTDPLVLNVYKKEINAHVENGLGSNLRSRLSTALAMNVETAQREMTDRMTALIPSEKMVTHTHHVVARNQPFEMLYTLNCQNLCADFQEDLTFRFSWGITAFIARFNGKMRAGNRKAITHTRQNSNMNVSQIVSPTSPMCLMPENELLTQEQLSVISKVAVASIGSQGTIGLLVAGVLLKTIGWRVIVGAGILYGSVYLYERLSWTNAAKQKCFKNQYVQHATRKLKLIVDLTSANCSHQVQQELSSTFARLCRVVDTATTDMNSELKDIENSLAVIESNQKQIKVLSNKANFIQRELEIFDSNYIKEN, from the exons ATGGCCGCCTATCTCAACCGCACCATCTCACTGATGACCGGTACGAATGGGGTGGCATCCACATACGATACGGCGGCGCTTATCGACGCAAACACATCGCCGCGGGGACTTCATGTTGTCGGCACCGTTGGACACAACGATGTGTCTCCACTTCAGATCTTTGTGCGGGCCAAGAAAAAGATCAATGACATATTCGGAGAGATAGAAGACTATGTCGTGGAAACAACGGGATTCATCAATG CTCTCCCAACGATCGTGGAAATTGTCGACAAGGCTGAGGCGGAACAATTCAAAAGCTACGTGCTCAAGGTGTCCGGTATCCGGGAAGTACTCGCCCGAGATCACATGAAGGTGGCTTTCTTCGGACGCACATCGAACGGCAAAAGTTCCGTCATTAACGCTATGTTGAAGGACAAAATCCTTCCGAGCGGAATCGGACACACCACCAACTGTTTCTGTCAGGTTGAGGGTGTCGATGGGGATGAAGCGTATCTGGTGAAGGAGGGATGTGACGAGAAACTGAGTGTTAcg TCCGTCAAACAATTGGCCAACGCATTATGTCAGGAGAAGCTATCGGAAAGCTCAATGGTTCGGATATTTTGGCCACGTAAGCATTGCAGTTTGCTGCGAGACGATGTCGTGTTTGTTGATTCACCAGGTGTAGATGTTTCACCAAATCTCGATGACTGGATCGATAACCATTGTCTCAATGCAGATGTTTTCGTGTTGGTGTTGAACGCGGAATCAACTATGACACTAGCG GAAAAATCTTTCTTTCACGAGGTTTCAACCCGACTTTCGAAACCCAATATATTTGTACTGAACAATCGTTGGGATGCTTCGGCATCAGAACCAGAATTCCAGGAATCG GTGAAAGCACAACATCAAGAGCGCTGCATTGATTTCCTCGTGAAGGAATTGAAGGTTGCAACCCAGAAGGAAGCGGAGGAGCGCGTATTTTTCGTTTCGGCTCGTGAAACACTGCAGGCTCGGTTGAAGGAGGCGGAAGGTTTACCGGCGATCGCTGGTGCGATTGCCGACGGTTTCCAGAATCGCTACTTTGAGTTTCAAGATTTTGAGAGAAAGTTTGAGGAATGTATCTCAAAGAGTGCCGTCAAGACGAAATTCGAACAGCACAGTTTGCGGGGCAAAAGTATTTCCAGCGAGATGCGTTTGATGCTGGATAACATATACGACCGAGCGAACACATTGCGCAACCAAAAGCTAGAACAAAAGCAGAAGCTCACGGATCGAATTGCGACCACGGAGACACAGCTCATGCAGGTGACCCGGGAGATGAAGATGAAAATTCACAACATGGTTGAGGAAGTTGAACAAAAGGTAGCCAAAGCGCTAAACGAGGAGATCTGGCGATTGAATGTGCTCATCGACGAGTTTAACCTCCCTTTCCACACTGACCCGCTGGTGCTCAACGTTTACAAAAAGGAGATTAACGCCCACGTTGAAAATGGGTTGGGATCAAATCTAAGATCGCGCTTGAGCACAGCTCTGGCGATGAATGTCGAAACGGCGCAGCGTGAAATGACTGACAGGATGACGGCGTTGATTCCTTCCGAGAAAATGGTAACTCATACACACCATGTAGTAGCGAGGAATCAGCCTTTCGAGATGTTGTACACACTGAATTGTCAGAACTTGTGCGCTGATTTCCAAGAGGATTTGACTTTTCGATTCTCCTGGGGTATAACGGCGTTTATCGCACGCTTCAACGGGAAAATGCGCGCTGGTAACAGAAAAGCGATTACCCATACCAGACAAAATAGTAACATGAAC gtTTCGCAAATAGTGTCCCCGACCTCACCAATGTGTCTTATGCCAGAAAACGAACTGCTGACACAAGAGCAACTATCGGTAATATCAAAGGTGGCTGTTGCGTCGATTGGTTCCCAGGGAACGATAGGATTACTGGTTGCGGGAGTG cTCCTGAAAACCATTGGCTGGAGGGTGATAGTTGGCGCCGGCATCCTGTATGGCAGTGTATATTTATACGAGCGACTTTCGTGGACAAATGCAGCTAAACAAAAGTGCTTCAAAAATCAGTATGTGCAGCACGCAACTAGGAAGCTGAAGTTAATTGTCGATCTTACTTCGGCCAACTGCAGTCATCAAGTGCAGCA GGAATTATCCAGCACCTTCGCCCGGCTGTGCCGGGTGGTGGACACCGCCACCACCGATATGAACAGTGAGCTGAAGGATATCGAAAATTCGCTGGCCGTGATCGAATCTAACCAGAAGCAGATTAAAGTTTTGAGTAATAAGGCAAACTTTATTCAGCGAgagttggaaatttttgacaGTAACTACATCAAAGAAAACTAG
- the LOC129777715 gene encoding transmembrane GTPase Marf isoform X2: MSESKQIFVRAKKKINDIFGEIEDYVVETTGFINALPTIVEIVDKAEAEQFKSYVLKVSGIREVLARDHMKVAFFGRTSNGKSSVINAMLKDKILPSGIGHTTNCFCQVEGVDGDEAYLVKEGCDEKLSVTSVKQLANALCQEKLSESSMVRIFWPRKHCSLLRDDVVFVDSPGVDVSPNLDDWIDNHCLNADVFVLVLNAESTMTLAEKSFFHEVSTRLSKPNIFVLNNRWDASASEPEFQESVKAQHQERCIDFLVKELKVATQKEAEERVFFVSARETLQARLKEAEGLPAIAGAIADGFQNRYFEFQDFERKFEECISKSAVKTKFEQHSLRGKSISSEMRLMLDNIYDRANTLRNQKLEQKQKLTDRIATTETQLMQVTREMKMKIHNMVEEVEQKVAKALNEEIWRLNVLIDEFNLPFHTDPLVLNVYKKEINAHVENGLGSNLRSRLSTALAMNVETAQREMTDRMTALIPSEKMVTHTHHVVARNQPFEMLYTLNCQNLCADFQEDLTFRFSWGITAFIARFNGKMRAGNRKAITHTRQNSNMNVSQIVSPTSPMCLMPENELLTQEQLSVISKVAVASIGSQGTIGLLVAGVLLKTIGWRVIVGAGILYGSVYLYERLSWTNAAKQKCFKNQYVQHATRKLKLIVDLTSANCSHQVQQELSSTFARLCRVVDTATTDMNSELKDIENSLAVIESNQKQIKVLSNKANFIQRELEIFDSNYIKEN; this comes from the exons ATGTCAGAGTCGAAACAG ATCTTTGTGCGGGCCAAGAAAAAGATCAATGACATATTCGGAGAGATAGAAGACTATGTCGTGGAAACAACGGGATTCATCAATG CTCTCCCAACGATCGTGGAAATTGTCGACAAGGCTGAGGCGGAACAATTCAAAAGCTACGTGCTCAAGGTGTCCGGTATCCGGGAAGTACTCGCCCGAGATCACATGAAGGTGGCTTTCTTCGGACGCACATCGAACGGCAAAAGTTCCGTCATTAACGCTATGTTGAAGGACAAAATCCTTCCGAGCGGAATCGGACACACCACCAACTGTTTCTGTCAGGTTGAGGGTGTCGATGGGGATGAAGCGTATCTGGTGAAGGAGGGATGTGACGAGAAACTGAGTGTTAcg TCCGTCAAACAATTGGCCAACGCATTATGTCAGGAGAAGCTATCGGAAAGCTCAATGGTTCGGATATTTTGGCCACGTAAGCATTGCAGTTTGCTGCGAGACGATGTCGTGTTTGTTGATTCACCAGGTGTAGATGTTTCACCAAATCTCGATGACTGGATCGATAACCATTGTCTCAATGCAGATGTTTTCGTGTTGGTGTTGAACGCGGAATCAACTATGACACTAGCG GAAAAATCTTTCTTTCACGAGGTTTCAACCCGACTTTCGAAACCCAATATATTTGTACTGAACAATCGTTGGGATGCTTCGGCATCAGAACCAGAATTCCAGGAATCG GTGAAAGCACAACATCAAGAGCGCTGCATTGATTTCCTCGTGAAGGAATTGAAGGTTGCAACCCAGAAGGAAGCGGAGGAGCGCGTATTTTTCGTTTCGGCTCGTGAAACACTGCAGGCTCGGTTGAAGGAGGCGGAAGGTTTACCGGCGATCGCTGGTGCGATTGCCGACGGTTTCCAGAATCGCTACTTTGAGTTTCAAGATTTTGAGAGAAAGTTTGAGGAATGTATCTCAAAGAGTGCCGTCAAGACGAAATTCGAACAGCACAGTTTGCGGGGCAAAAGTATTTCCAGCGAGATGCGTTTGATGCTGGATAACATATACGACCGAGCGAACACATTGCGCAACCAAAAGCTAGAACAAAAGCAGAAGCTCACGGATCGAATTGCGACCACGGAGACACAGCTCATGCAGGTGACCCGGGAGATGAAGATGAAAATTCACAACATGGTTGAGGAAGTTGAACAAAAGGTAGCCAAAGCGCTAAACGAGGAGATCTGGCGATTGAATGTGCTCATCGACGAGTTTAACCTCCCTTTCCACACTGACCCGCTGGTGCTCAACGTTTACAAAAAGGAGATTAACGCCCACGTTGAAAATGGGTTGGGATCAAATCTAAGATCGCGCTTGAGCACAGCTCTGGCGATGAATGTCGAAACGGCGCAGCGTGAAATGACTGACAGGATGACGGCGTTGATTCCTTCCGAGAAAATGGTAACTCATACACACCATGTAGTAGCGAGGAATCAGCCTTTCGAGATGTTGTACACACTGAATTGTCAGAACTTGTGCGCTGATTTCCAAGAGGATTTGACTTTTCGATTCTCCTGGGGTATAACGGCGTTTATCGCACGCTTCAACGGGAAAATGCGCGCTGGTAACAGAAAAGCGATTACCCATACCAGACAAAATAGTAACATGAAC gtTTCGCAAATAGTGTCCCCGACCTCACCAATGTGTCTTATGCCAGAAAACGAACTGCTGACACAAGAGCAACTATCGGTAATATCAAAGGTGGCTGTTGCGTCGATTGGTTCCCAGGGAACGATAGGATTACTGGTTGCGGGAGTG cTCCTGAAAACCATTGGCTGGAGGGTGATAGTTGGCGCCGGCATCCTGTATGGCAGTGTATATTTATACGAGCGACTTTCGTGGACAAATGCAGCTAAACAAAAGTGCTTCAAAAATCAGTATGTGCAGCACGCAACTAGGAAGCTGAAGTTAATTGTCGATCTTACTTCGGCCAACTGCAGTCATCAAGTGCAGCA GGAATTATCCAGCACCTTCGCCCGGCTGTGCCGGGTGGTGGACACCGCCACCACCGATATGAACAGTGAGCTGAAGGATATCGAAAATTCGCTGGCCGTGATCGAATCTAACCAGAAGCAGATTAAAGTTTTGAGTAATAAGGCAAACTTTATTCAGCGAgagttggaaatttttgacaGTAACTACATCAAAGAAAACTAG